A stretch of DNA from Methanoplanus endosymbiosus:
GGTGAATATGCCAACCGGAGGAGAGATTACAACGGAAGAGACTTATCTTTATACGAAAAAATAACTCTTTTTATGGAGCACTATATCCTGAATATCGAGACCGCAGGTGAGGGTGACATAATTGATATCACTCCGGATGTGCAAAAACTGCTCTCTGAGAGCAGACTTTCGGATGGCATTGTAAACATCTTCTGTGAAGGCTCAACGGCCGCTATAACAACAATAGAGTACGAGCCCGGAGTCCTTGAAGACCTGAACAGGGCACTCAATGTAATCGCCCCGGCTGATGCTGAATATAAACACGATCTCGCATGGGGTGACGGCAACGGCAGATCGCACGTCCGGGCGGCAATAATCGGTCCGTCACTGACAGTGCCTTTCAGGGATAAGAGTCTTCTCCTCGGCACATGGCAGCAGATTGTTCTCCTTGAACTTGATGTCAGAAATAAGCGGTCAAGAAAAGTCCACTGTACTCTCTTAGGAGATTTAGGTTCTCTCTTTAGAAATTCAGTATAAAAGTCAGCAAAAATTTCAGATCTGCATTTTTGATCTTATACTTTTT
This window harbors:
- a CDS encoding secondary thiamine-phosphate synthase enzyme YjbQ, yielding MEHYILNIETAGEGDIIDITPDVQKLLSESRLSDGIVNIFCEGSTAAITTIEYEPGVLEDLNRALNVIAPADAEYKHDLAWGDGNGRSHVRAAIIGPSLTVPFRDKSLLLGTWQQIVLLELDVRNKRSRKVHCTLLGDLGSLFRNSV